In one window of Caballeronia sp. TF1N1 DNA:
- a CDS encoding glycosyltransferase family 4 protein has product MSASVTIFHNVVWSRHKGEVLSALHNISGSGSIRYSMVQIADTEHDRIGFSDVDYSFHRYPMRKLYSGCYEDVPTWRMTMRLTWEVLKAKSDLVVLPGYHRPEYWAMMAACILTGKRRAVFCDSTARDNPRRMLTSIPKRVFFALCDGYFAFGTRSREYLMSLGAKQENIFIPCQAAALPRSFSPKTVGDDRLLHRQGNKPVFLYVGRLSAEKGIDTLVEAFSTLKKSVPDAQLRIVGTGPLGDALKQQVKEAGLEESVKFLGSLQDAPLSREYFSATCMVLPSRREPWGLVTNEALSHGCPVIVSESCGCVPELVVEGVSGYSFPAGDVAALHRTMLKSLEAFADTAGTASRCTDVIQRFDPPTAAANIARGCALLLTN; this is encoded by the coding sequence ATGTCAGCATCAGTGACCATTTTTCATAACGTCGTGTGGTCGCGGCATAAAGGCGAAGTTTTGTCCGCGTTGCATAACATCTCGGGGTCCGGCTCTATTCGTTATTCGATGGTGCAGATCGCGGACACGGAGCACGATCGCATCGGCTTTTCCGATGTCGACTATTCGTTCCACCGCTACCCGATGAGAAAGCTATACAGCGGCTGCTATGAAGACGTGCCGACCTGGCGCATGACCATGCGTCTCACTTGGGAAGTGCTCAAGGCGAAGTCCGATCTCGTGGTTTTGCCGGGGTATCACCGTCCGGAATATTGGGCGATGATGGCCGCGTGCATCCTCACCGGAAAGCGCCGCGCCGTGTTCTGCGATTCGACTGCACGTGACAATCCGCGCCGCATGTTGACCTCCATTCCGAAGCGCGTGTTCTTCGCGCTGTGCGATGGTTACTTCGCTTTCGGTACGCGCAGCCGCGAGTATCTGATGTCGCTCGGTGCGAAGCAGGAGAACATTTTCATCCCTTGTCAGGCTGCCGCGCTGCCGCGTTCGTTTTCACCGAAGACGGTGGGTGATGACCGGCTTCTACATCGGCAAGGCAACAAGCCGGTGTTCCTCTATGTCGGACGTCTGTCCGCCGAGAAGGGCATCGATACGCTGGTCGAAGCGTTCAGTACGCTCAAGAAGAGCGTGCCGGATGCCCAGCTGCGTATCGTGGGTACGGGCCCGCTCGGCGACGCGTTGAAGCAGCAAGTGAAAGAGGCTGGTCTCGAGGAATCCGTGAAGTTTCTCGGCAGCCTGCAAGACGCGCCTCTGTCGCGCGAGTATTTCAGCGCGACGTGCATGGTGTTGCCAAGCCGGCGTGAACCGTGGGGTCTCGTCACGAACGAAGCATTGAGTCATGGTTGTCCGGTCATCGTCAGCGAAAGCTGCGGCTGCGTGCCGGAACTCGTGGTGGAAGGGGTATCGGGTTACTCCTTCCCTGCGGGCGATGTGGCGGCCTTGCATCGCACGATGCTCAAGTCGCTGGAAGCGTTCGCCGATACGGCGGGCACGGCGAGCCGTTGCACCGACGTGATTCAGCGCTTCGATCCGCCCACGGCGGCTGCCAATATCGCGCGAGGCTGCGCGCTCTTGCTGACCAACTAA
- a CDS encoding glycosyltransferase, with protein MKILHLLSTVDPRAGGPIEGVLQSGISMQTMGHEIEVVSLDAPDAPWLASFPLRLHALGPARGFYGLTPKLVPWLKEHATRFDAVIVNGLWQYHGYGTWKALRDSSVPYYVFQHGMLDPWFKRTYPLKHLKKSLYWPWAEYRVLRDARRVLFTTQEERLLARESFKLYRANEEVVAFGTRPPPADSTALREAFLAKFPQLAGKRTILFLGRIHEKKGCDLLLKAFANVRDIDTNAHLVMAGPDDGEFAANLRTLAKELGIETRMTWTGMLSGDLKWGAFRTSDVFALPSHQENFGIAVAEALGSRLPVLISDKVNIWREVKEDGAGIVTTDTVEGAADALSTWLRMDTAKVEAMREQAFKTFMQRFHVDAMSKDLVRVLRETAGPRGGRTDALRLKRQAG; from the coding sequence ATGAAGATTCTGCATCTGCTTTCCACTGTCGATCCACGCGCGGGCGGTCCCATCGAAGGCGTGCTGCAAAGCGGCATCAGCATGCAGACGATGGGCCATGAGATCGAAGTGGTCTCACTCGACGCACCCGATGCACCGTGGCTCGCGAGTTTTCCCCTGCGTCTTCATGCGTTGGGGCCGGCGCGCGGCTTCTACGGACTCACGCCGAAGCTCGTGCCGTGGCTCAAGGAACACGCAACGCGCTTCGATGCCGTGATCGTCAACGGTCTCTGGCAGTATCACGGCTACGGCACGTGGAAGGCTCTGCGCGACAGCAGCGTGCCCTATTACGTGTTTCAGCACGGCATGCTCGATCCGTGGTTCAAGCGCACGTATCCGCTCAAGCATCTGAAGAAAAGCCTCTATTGGCCGTGGGCCGAATATCGCGTCCTGCGCGATGCGCGCCGCGTGCTGTTCACGACGCAGGAAGAGCGACTGCTTGCACGCGAGTCGTTCAAACTGTATCGCGCGAATGAGGAAGTGGTCGCGTTCGGCACGCGTCCGCCGCCCGCCGATTCCACCGCGTTGCGCGAAGCGTTCCTGGCGAAGTTTCCGCAACTCGCGGGCAAGCGCACCATTCTGTTTCTCGGCCGTATTCACGAGAAAAAAGGCTGCGACTTGCTGCTGAAGGCGTTCGCCAACGTGCGCGATATCGACACGAACGCGCATCTCGTGATGGCCGGTCCCGACGACGGCGAGTTCGCCGCCAATCTGCGTACGCTCGCCAAGGAACTTGGCATCGAGACTCGCATGACGTGGACCGGCATGCTAAGTGGTGACTTGAAGTGGGGCGCGTTTCGCACGAGCGATGTCTTCGCGCTGCCTTCGCATCAGGAGAACTTCGGCATTGCGGTTGCGGAGGCGCTGGGTTCGCGCTTGCCGGTGCTGATCTCCGACAAGGTCAACATCTGGCGCGAAGTGAAGGAAGACGGCGCGGGAATCGTGACGACCGATACCGTCGAGGGCGCCGCCGATGCGTTATCGACCTGGCTGCGCATGGATACCGCCAAGGTCGAAGCCATGCGCGAGCAAGCGTTCAAGACCTTCATGCAACGCTTTCATGTCGACGCCATGTCGAAGGATCTCGTCCGCGTGCTGCGCGAAACGGCGGGGCCGCGCGGCGGCAGGACCGATGCCTTGCGTTTGAAGCGGCAAGCCGGTTGA
- the gmd gene encoding GDP-mannose 4,6-dehydratase — protein MDRKVALITGITGQDGSYLAELLLEKGYEVHGIKRRSSLFNTDRIDHLYRDPHDPDQRLFLHHGDLTDSTSLVRIIQRVMPDEIYNLAAQSHVAVSFEEPEYTANADGLGALRILEAIRILGLEKKTRFYQASTSELYGLVQEIPQRETTPFYPRSPYAVAKLYAYWITVNYREAYGMYACNGILFNHESPVRGETFVTRKITRAIARIAVGMQDDLYLGNMSALRDWGHARDYVEMQWMMLQQEQPEDFVIATGVQYSVREFVQQAAAELGVHVRFEGEGVDEVGIVDRVEGRETKLKPGQVIVRVDPRYFRPTEVETLLGDPSKAHAKLGWRPQTTFQTLVKEMVRADYQIARRDALVTLAGFKALEHHE, from the coding sequence ATGGACCGCAAAGTCGCTTTGATCACGGGCATCACGGGGCAAGACGGGTCGTACCTGGCCGAATTGCTGCTCGAAAAAGGCTATGAGGTGCACGGCATCAAGCGCCGTAGTTCGCTCTTCAACACTGACCGAATCGATCACCTGTATCGTGATCCGCACGATCCGGACCAGCGTCTGTTTCTGCATCACGGCGACCTTACGGATTCGACGAGCCTCGTGCGCATCATCCAGCGCGTAATGCCCGACGAAATCTATAACCTCGCGGCACAAAGCCACGTTGCGGTGTCGTTCGAGGAACCGGAATACACGGCCAACGCCGACGGTCTCGGGGCGCTGCGTATTCTCGAAGCCATCCGCATTCTCGGCCTCGAAAAGAAGACGCGTTTCTATCAGGCATCGACCTCCGAACTCTATGGTCTCGTGCAGGAAATTCCCCAGCGCGAAACCACGCCGTTCTATCCGCGCAGCCCCTATGCGGTCGCGAAGCTCTACGCCTACTGGATCACGGTGAACTACCGCGAAGCGTATGGCATGTATGCATGCAACGGCATTCTGTTCAACCACGAATCGCCGGTGCGCGGCGAGACTTTCGTCACGCGCAAGATCACGCGTGCCATCGCGCGTATCGCGGTCGGCATGCAGGACGATCTGTACCTCGGCAACATGTCCGCGCTGCGCGACTGGGGCCATGCGCGCGACTACGTCGAGATGCAATGGATGATGCTGCAGCAAGAGCAGCCGGAAGACTTCGTGATTGCAACGGGCGTGCAATACAGCGTGCGTGAATTCGTGCAACAGGCAGCGGCCGAACTCGGCGTGCACGTGCGCTTCGAAGGCGAGGGCGTGGATGAAGTGGGTATCGTCGATCGAGTGGAAGGCCGCGAGACGAAGCTGAAGCCGGGGCAGGTGATCGTGCGTGTCGATCCGCGCTACTTCCGTCCGACCGAAGTGGAAACGCTGCTCGGCGATCCGTCGAAGGCGCATGCCAAGCTCGGCTGGCGTCCGCAGACCACCTTCCAGACGCTCGTCAAGGAGATGGTGCGCGCGGACTATCAGATTGCCCGACGCGACGCACTCGTCACGCTCGCCGGTTTCAAGGCCCTGGAACATCACGAGTAA
- a CDS encoding acyltransferase yields MSLFGVPRIQGASRSIELDFIRGLAIIAVMGYHFHSYPTGSAFIAAIEYPLKSFGHEGVNLFFTLSGYLVGGLLLRQYAQEERIDAGRFIVRRIFKIWPAYYALILFHVVAGRHPTDTFLVQNLTHMQNFFGSSIAQTWSLAVEEHFYLFLPLLLIVLARWRADFKTILAVLGSICVVVLVARSIAVYNGHLEETFFYTQYRIDSLLFGVMLATVRWLKPNIYRSIAAQKRLLIAMVVGVVLWLVFGTRNVALDQSIGYTIQAIGFCALIVLTLEYSKSTRQSVIYRVIGWIGVYSYGIYLWHSLALAPGDMLIRRAAALHVPAIPAWFAIMGAQFAIAIVVGYVTTRAVEFPFLKIRDALFPAKRKAEVPVSAVEPQA; encoded by the coding sequence ATGAGCCTGTTCGGCGTGCCGCGCATTCAGGGAGCGAGTCGCTCGATCGAGCTCGACTTCATCCGGGGTCTCGCGATCATCGCGGTGATGGGATATCACTTCCATTCGTATCCCACGGGTAGCGCGTTTATCGCGGCGATCGAGTATCCGCTCAAGAGCTTCGGGCACGAAGGCGTGAATTTGTTCTTCACGCTGAGCGGCTATCTCGTCGGCGGATTGCTGCTCAGGCAATACGCGCAAGAGGAACGTATCGATGCGGGGCGCTTCATCGTGCGTCGGATCTTCAAGATCTGGCCTGCTTATTACGCGCTGATTCTGTTTCATGTGGTGGCGGGACGGCATCCGACCGATACCTTCCTCGTGCAGAATCTCACGCACATGCAGAACTTCTTTGGTTCGTCGATTGCACAGACCTGGAGTCTTGCCGTCGAAGAGCATTTCTATCTGTTCCTGCCGTTGCTTCTGATCGTGCTGGCGCGGTGGCGTGCGGATTTCAAGACGATTCTTGCCGTACTGGGATCGATCTGCGTGGTGGTGTTGGTTGCACGAAGTATCGCGGTTTATAACGGGCATCTCGAGGAGACCTTCTTCTATACGCAGTACCGCATCGACAGCTTGCTGTTCGGCGTGATGCTCGCGACCGTTCGTTGGCTCAAGCCGAATATCTATCGTTCGATTGCGGCGCAAAAGCGCTTGCTGATCGCGATGGTCGTCGGCGTCGTGTTGTGGCTCGTCTTCGGAACGCGCAACGTGGCGCTCGATCAGAGCATCGGCTATACGATCCAGGCGATCGGATTCTGCGCGCTCATCGTGCTGACGCTCGAATATTCGAAGTCGACCAGGCAGAGCGTGATTTATCGCGTGATCGGATGGATCGGGGTGTATTCGTACGGCATCTATCTTTGGCATTCGCTGGCGCTGGCTCCGGGCGACATGCTCATTCGCCGGGCCGCGGCGCTGCATGTGCCGGCCATTCCCGCTTGGTTCGCGATCATGGGCGCGCAGTTCGCTATTGCCATCGTCGTAGGATACGTGACCACGCGCGCTGTCGAGTTTCCGTTCTTGAAGATTCGGGACGCGCTCTTTCCGGCGAAGCGGAAGGCGGAGGTGCCGGTTTCGGCGGTTGAGCCGCAGGCTTGA
- a CDS encoding GDP-L-fucose synthase, with translation MDKHARIFVAGHRGMVGSALVRRLNKAGYRNIVTRTKAHLDLTDQGAVNLFFEEEHIDVVFLAAARVGGILANSTMPASFIYENLAIQTNVIHAACRWNVSKLVFFGSSCIYPKACPQPIKEEYLLQSALEPTNEAYAIAKIAGLKMCEAYNRQYGTKFVSVMPTNLYGPNDNYDLKSSHVLPALIRKAHEAKQRGDATLPVWGSGTPRREFLHVDDLADAATFLMESDISEGVFNVGTGEDLTIRELAHTICRVVGFDGQLEFDASKPDGTPRKLLDVSKLEGMGWKASIALEEGIRATYGDFLSRDESMQTPVAA, from the coding sequence ATGGACAAGCACGCACGCATTTTCGTGGCGGGACATCGCGGCATGGTGGGCTCGGCGCTGGTGCGCCGGCTCAATAAGGCCGGCTACCGCAACATCGTGACGCGCACGAAGGCGCATCTCGATCTCACCGACCAGGGCGCGGTGAACCTGTTCTTCGAGGAAGAGCATATCGACGTGGTGTTTCTCGCGGCGGCGCGCGTAGGGGGCATCCTCGCGAATTCGACGATGCCCGCCTCGTTCATCTACGAGAACCTAGCGATCCAGACCAACGTGATTCACGCGGCCTGCCGCTGGAACGTGAGCAAGCTCGTGTTCTTCGGTTCGTCGTGCATCTACCCGAAGGCCTGCCCGCAGCCGATCAAGGAAGAATATCTCCTGCAATCGGCGCTTGAGCCGACCAACGAAGCCTATGCGATTGCGAAGATCGCGGGCCTCAAGATGTGCGAGGCGTACAACCGTCAGTACGGCACGAAGTTCGTCTCGGTCATGCCGACGAATCTCTACGGCCCGAACGACAACTACGACCTGAAGAGCAGTCACGTGCTGCCCGCGCTGATTCGCAAGGCGCACGAAGCGAAGCAACGAGGGGATGCGACATTGCCGGTCTGGGGATCGGGCACGCCGCGTCGCGAGTTCCTGCATGTCGACGATCTCGCGGATGCCGCGACCTTCCTCATGGAAAGCGACATCAGCGAAGGCGTATTCAACGTCGGGACAGGTGAAGACCTGACCATCCGCGAACTCGCGCATACGATTTGTCGAGTGGTCGGCTTCGACGGTCAACTCGAGTTCGATGCCAGCAAGCCCGACGGCACGCCGCGCAAGCTGCTCGATGTTTCAAAGCTCGAAGGCATGGGATGGAAGGCGTCGATCGCACTGGAAGAAGGCATCCGCGCGACGTACGGGGACTTCCTCTCGCGTGACGAATCGATGCAAACGCCGGTCGCCGCATAG
- a CDS encoding DapH/DapD/GlmU-related protein, translated as MDRAIEERGIGAARNGNAGETATRRAAASGKVIDLSLAGPGNFVAKRGLLTELVWFFIEACFINNKLIPVSFVRVALLRAFGARIGSNCRMPHPIRVKAPWNLEVGDNCWFGVDAWIYNQTTIRIGSNVCISQGAFLTTGSHDVGGNMDLQVAPIVIEDGVWITSKCVVQMGVTIGRSAVVTPLSVVHRSLDAEGVYGGNPVRFIKKRFPA; from the coding sequence ATGGACAGAGCGATCGAAGAGCGTGGCATCGGCGCGGCCAGAAATGGCAACGCTGGCGAGACTGCCACACGGCGCGCGGCGGCGTCGGGCAAGGTCATCGACCTGTCGCTCGCGGGTCCCGGCAACTTCGTTGCGAAGCGCGGCTTACTGACCGAGCTCGTGTGGTTCTTCATCGAAGCATGCTTCATCAATAACAAGCTCATTCCGGTCTCGTTTGTGCGCGTGGCGCTTCTGCGCGCATTCGGCGCGCGTATCGGCAGCAACTGCCGCATGCCGCATCCCATTCGCGTGAAGGCGCCGTGGAATCTCGAGGTCGGCGACAACTGCTGGTTCGGCGTCGATGCCTGGATCTACAACCAGACCACGATTCGCATCGGCTCCAACGTCTGCATCTCGCAGGGCGCGTTTCTCACTACCGGCTCGCACGACGTGGGCGGCAACATGGACTTGCAGGTCGCACCGATCGTGATCGAAGACGGCGTCTGGATCACTTCGAAATGCGTGGTGCAGATGGGCGTGACCATCGGGCGCTCGGCAGTCGTCACACCGCTTTCCGTCGTACATCGTTCGCTCGATGCGGAAGGCGTGTATGGCGGCAACCCAGTGCGCTTCATCAAAAAACGCTTCCCTGCATGA
- a CDS encoding glycosyltransferase, whose translation MAKDQVLIIEPNFSGHRWRYAEWAANAYMEAGYRCIIVTEPGNAAHPLVKKIQEQGGDALEVMMVAPPVRHGRGLHSVSYVRAHQDFKHFFDTASRGRSIALVVVPYVDYFLLALPFLRSPFGKTPWVGITMRSNFHHHLVGVRAPRRPLVNAVKGRLFARAIRVGGMKTLLTIDPTLPDWWKRDVSAVRDTTSIEYLADPFPDARAAEPSAARQRLGLSDGLHVLVYGAINERKGLFELIEALAQRPSAQSPTLVIAGAQDEDVRARLATAIAKLKAPVPVVFDRFIPAEMELDLFSACDAVWLGYKGHYGMSGVLVQAFRFGKPVIATADGLIGWFCRTGELGPVVDELSPAAINQALDDVLARRVAPFASGHLLERNTLLQFKETLRQAV comes from the coding sequence ATGGCGAAAGATCAAGTCCTCATCATCGAGCCCAATTTCAGCGGGCATCGCTGGCGTTATGCCGAATGGGCCGCGAACGCTTACATGGAAGCGGGGTATCGCTGCATCATCGTGACCGAGCCGGGCAACGCGGCGCATCCGCTCGTGAAGAAGATTCAGGAGCAAGGCGGCGATGCGCTCGAAGTCATGATGGTCGCGCCGCCCGTGCGTCATGGGCGCGGCCTGCACTCGGTCAGCTACGTGCGCGCGCATCAGGACTTCAAGCATTTCTTCGATACCGCGAGCCGTGGGCGTTCCATCGCGCTCGTCGTGGTCCCTTACGTCGATTACTTCCTGCTCGCTTTGCCGTTCCTGCGCTCGCCGTTCGGAAAAACGCCGTGGGTCGGCATCACGATGCGTTCGAATTTTCATCATCATCTCGTGGGTGTGCGCGCGCCGCGCCGGCCGCTCGTGAATGCGGTGAAGGGAAGACTCTTTGCGCGCGCCATTCGCGTGGGCGGCATGAAGACGCTGCTGACCATCGACCCGACCTTGCCGGACTGGTGGAAGCGCGACGTATCCGCCGTGCGCGACACGACCTCGATCGAATATCTCGCCGATCCGTTCCCCGACGCACGCGCCGCCGAGCCTTCAGCGGCTCGCCAGCGCCTCGGCTTGTCCGATGGCCTGCATGTGCTCGTCTACGGTGCGATCAACGAACGCAAGGGCCTTTTCGAACTGATCGAAGCGCTCGCGCAACGCCCGAGTGCGCAGTCGCCGACGCTCGTCATTGCCGGCGCTCAGGACGAAGACGTGCGCGCTCGGCTCGCAACGGCAATCGCAAAGTTGAAGGCGCCCGTGCCCGTGGTGTTCGACCGCTTCATTCCCGCCGAGATGGAGCTGGATCTCTTCTCGGCCTGCGATGCCGTCTGGCTCGGATACAAAGGGCACTACGGCATGAGCGGTGTGCTCGTGCAGGCGTTCCGCTTCGGCAAGCCGGTGATTGCCACGGCGGATGGCTTGATCGGATGGTTCTGCCGCACGGGGGAGCTTGGGCCTGTGGTCGACGAGCTTTCGCCCGCTGCGATCAATCAGGCGCTCGACGATGTGCTCGCACGACGCGTGGCGCCGTTCGCATCGGGGCATCTGCTGGAGCGCAATACGCTTCTGCAATTCAAGGAGACGTTGCGGCAGGCGGTTTGA
- a CDS encoding glycosyltransferase WbuB, whose product MRILIYGLNYAPELTGTGKYTAEMAEALAAGGHEVRVVCAPPYYPEWKVGEGYRSWLHRIESRKGVRVWRAPIWVPKKPSGAKRMLHLASFALASMPALAAHVTWRPHIVMSIAPSLANAPGALALARLTGARSWLHIQDFEVDAAFDLGLLKNARASRMALGFERWLMKHFDVVSSISDKMVDRAVKKGVELTRVFHLPNWVDTGAIFPLDRPSEFRRELGIGEHTGVVLYSGNMGAKQGLEVLADAAAALASRDDIVFVFCGNGATKAELQKRCAGLKNTRFMCLQPVERLNELLNLADVHVLPQRGDVADLVMPSKLTGMFASSRAVIAMAHGGTELYEAVNGRGVVIKPESAKDLTDAIEMLIGDPELRASHGEQGRLFAQERLSPASVFARLEDRLISLIGKPVPHAAPVRIKEAAARPADTDMFIERAPVVEKIE is encoded by the coding sequence ATGAGAATACTGATCTACGGGCTGAATTACGCGCCCGAGCTGACGGGAACCGGCAAATACACGGCAGAGATGGCAGAAGCACTGGCCGCGGGCGGCCACGAAGTGCGCGTCGTCTGCGCGCCGCCATACTACCCGGAGTGGAAGGTCGGCGAGGGGTATCGAAGCTGGCTTCATCGTATCGAGTCACGCAAGGGCGTGCGTGTATGGCGCGCGCCGATATGGGTGCCCAAGAAGCCGAGCGGCGCAAAGCGCATGTTGCATCTTGCGTCGTTCGCGCTGGCGTCCATGCCCGCGCTCGCGGCGCACGTGACGTGGCGTCCGCATATCGTGATGAGCATTGCACCGAGCCTCGCCAACGCGCCTGGCGCACTTGCGTTGGCACGTCTGACCGGCGCGCGTTCATGGCTGCATATTCAGGATTTCGAGGTCGATGCCGCCTTCGATCTCGGCCTGCTCAAGAACGCGCGCGCCAGCCGCATGGCGCTCGGCTTCGAACGCTGGCTGATGAAGCACTTCGACGTGGTCTCGTCGATTTCCGACAAGATGGTCGATCGCGCGGTGAAGAAGGGCGTGGAGCTGACGCGCGTGTTCCATTTGCCCAACTGGGTCGATACCGGCGCCATCTTTCCGCTCGATCGTCCGAGCGAGTTTCGTCGTGAACTCGGGATCGGAGAACATACGGGCGTCGTGCTCTATTCGGGCAACATGGGCGCGAAGCAAGGCCTCGAAGTTTTGGCCGATGCCGCCGCCGCACTCGCATCGCGCGATGACATCGTCTTCGTATTTTGCGGTAACGGCGCGACCAAGGCGGAATTGCAGAAGCGTTGCGCGGGTCTCAAGAACACGCGCTTCATGTGCCTTCAGCCGGTTGAGCGTCTGAACGAACTGCTCAATCTCGCCGATGTCCACGTGCTTCCGCAACGCGGCGATGTCGCCGATCTGGTGATGCCTTCGAAGCTCACCGGCATGTTCGCCAGTTCACGCGCCGTGATTGCCATGGCGCATGGCGGCACGGAACTCTACGAAGCCGTCAATGGACGTGGCGTCGTGATCAAGCCGGAGAGCGCGAAGGACCTGACCGATGCGATAGAAATGCTGATCGGCGACCCGGAGTTGCGGGCTTCGCATGGCGAGCAAGGACGGCTCTTTGCACAAGAACGTCTGTCGCCGGCTTCCGTGTTTGCACGCCTCGAAGACCGCTTGATATCGCTCATCGGCAAGCCGGTTCCGCATGCGGCGCCGGTGCGGATCAAGGAAGCGGCTGCGCGGCCGGCGGATACGGATATGTTTATCGAGCGTGCGCCTGTAGTCGAGAAGATCGAATAG
- a CDS encoding FAD-dependent oxidoreductase produces the protein MFIDSRSVEQGAVIDTTVCIVGAGVAGITLALELERQGIDACLLESGGYKADDETRDLYRGENVGVPYEFADGCRSRFLGGSSNCWGGWCRPLDPWDFEKRDWVKDSGWPFSLDELRPYYARTHQLLQLGENNFDPAYWEAAIHRSDVKRHPFPTGKVRDTISQFSPPVRFGKVYRKHLLDAKNVRVMLYANAMNIDTDTDARTVTKIDIGTISGRRFAIRAKVFVLATGGIENARLLLSSNKVQKAGLGNGNDLVGRYFMDHPRIMSAKVNFKKEWARNKLYDIKYHYQNKAVSAHGTFISSQFALTQSVLEREKLLNARSWFYSVFRGENTEGSEALIRAKQAMLKKDQPGYSMAGDLMTMMAHPVDTACFGLARLLQPRSLITEVKIQTIVEAEPNRDSRVTLSAQKDALGMNRVSVDWQVTELVKRTFDRTVTLLAEELKRGGVADVELDEPLEGKPWPAQLEGTWHHMGTTRMHDSEKEGVVDRNLKIHGMSNLYVAGSSVFPTVGANFPTITIAAMTLRLGSHLGRMLKNDESTPAATLVSSSGTPLKGIVTEEMPMAASAMHMPGDLSKA, from the coding sequence ATGTTCATTGACAGCCGAAGCGTAGAGCAAGGCGCGGTAATCGATACCACGGTCTGCATCGTCGGGGCGGGGGTGGCCGGCATCACGCTGGCGCTCGAACTCGAAAGGCAGGGCATCGACGCGTGCCTCCTGGAAAGCGGCGGGTACAAAGCGGACGACGAAACGCGCGATCTGTATCGCGGCGAGAACGTCGGCGTGCCGTACGAGTTCGCCGACGGTTGCCGCAGCCGCTTTCTCGGCGGCAGCAGCAATTGCTGGGGCGGCTGGTGCCGTCCGCTCGATCCGTGGGATTTCGAAAAGCGCGACTGGGTGAAAGACAGCGGCTGGCCTTTCAGCCTGGACGAGTTGCGCCCTTACTATGCGCGCACGCATCAACTGCTGCAGCTCGGCGAGAATAATTTCGATCCGGCCTACTGGGAAGCGGCGATTCATCGTTCGGATGTCAAGCGTCATCCATTCCCGACGGGCAAGGTGCGCGACACGATCTCGCAGTTCAGCCCGCCGGTGCGCTTCGGCAAGGTGTATCGCAAGCATCTGCTCGATGCGAAGAACGTGCGCGTGATGCTGTACGCGAACGCGATGAACATCGACACCGACACCGACGCACGCACCGTCACGAAGATCGATATCGGCACCATCAGCGGCCGGCGCTTTGCGATTCGCGCGAAGGTCTTCGTGCTCGCGACAGGCGGTATCGAAAACGCGCGTCTGTTGTTGTCGTCGAACAAGGTGCAGAAGGCGGGCCTCGGCAACGGCAACGATCTGGTGGGCCGTTACTTCATGGACCATCCGCGCATCATGTCGGCGAAGGTGAACTTCAAGAAGGAATGGGCGCGCAACAAGCTCTACGACATCAAGTATCACTATCAGAACAAGGCGGTCTCGGCGCACGGTACGTTCATCTCTTCGCAATTCGCGCTCACGCAGTCCGTGCTGGAACGCGAGAAGCTCCTGAACGCGCGCTCGTGGTTCTATTCGGTGTTTCGTGGTGAGAACACCGAGGGTTCCGAGGCGTTGATCCGCGCGAAACAGGCCATGCTCAAGAAGGATCAGCCGGGCTACAGCATGGCGGGCGACCTCATGACCATGATGGCGCATCCCGTCGATACCGCGTGCTTCGGTCTTGCGCGTCTGTTGCAACCGCGATCGCTCATCACCGAAGTGAAGATTCAGACGATCGTGGAAGCGGAGCCGAATCGCGACAGCCGCGTGACGCTCTCGGCGCAGAAAGACGCGCTCGGAATGAATCGCGTGTCGGTGGACTGGCAAGTGACCGAGCTCGTGAAGCGCACCTTCGATCGCACGGTGACGCTTCTTGCCGAGGAACTGAAGCGCGGCGGCGTGGCCGACGTGGAGCTCGACGAGCCGCTCGAAGGCAAGCCGTGGCCCGCGCAGCTCGAAGGCACATGGCATCACATGGGCACGACGCGCATGCACGACTCGGAGAAGGAAGGCGTGGTCGATCGCAACTTGAAGATTCACGGCATGAGCAACCTGTATGTGGCGGGCAGCTCGGTGTTCCCGACGGTTGGCGCAAACTTCCCGACGATCACGATCGCCGCGATGACCCTGCGTCTCGGTAGCCATCTTGGCCGCATGCTGAAGAACGATGAAAGCACGCCGGCAGCGACGCTCGTCTCTTCGTCCGGCACGCCGCTCAAGGGTATCGTCACCGAGGAAATGCCGATGGCCGCATCGGCCATGCATATGCCGGGCGATCTGAGCAAGGCGTGA